CCGTTGCCAAGACATAGAGATGCTCTCGCTGGACCTGCACGGTGTTGTGGACAAATGTCCCGGGGTTAGTGAGGAGCAGCTGGCCCGCTTGGTCATGTTGCGGGGGGACGTGCCGCGGGCGCATGTCCGCGACACTGTGGCGCACGTGTGTTCCACTAGACGACCTGCGAGACCTAACACGCACCCCACACACCCCGATCTCTTCAAGGATATCACGTTTAGCGATAGATTGTTGTCCCACTTTACGCTGTAGGAGCTTTaaattgatgatgatgagactTTTTATGTGAACAAGAAAGCTTTACATTATATGTTTGTGGTATGGAGTAAACGTGTGTTCACTAAACGACCTGCGAGAACTAATAGGCGGGGTGCCTTTATACACAGCTGTTTTACGCCAAATAAACTATAAGGAGATTATACTGTATACTATACAGTGTATAGGTGTTCTTATTGGTTTAACTTTTAATGTTAAACGTTCACGGACAAACAACATGTATTacgcaatttaaaaatgttgttccTTTTTCAAAAGACTAGCAAGATCTAGCAGGCGCTCTTAAACCGACTTcccaatataaatttgtatagattATTGCTTTTAATGTTGTTCACTCAAGTGCACTACGTACGGTAGATTCACGGTATGATGTTGATTTTCTTCGATTACTACTTCGTCCGATTTAACTATTCACTGCTTATGTCACTTTTAATTGATCTAAATTAcaagtattatttaacatttcgattaaacggtttattttttccattaaaaatctaaattagaGCCGTGCTTcgctcaataaataaacaattactttACGCTTTTAATATTGGGCAGTTAAAATTAGATCCCGTGTTGTATCTTGCAGTCGCTAAACactaaatacttaatatatatacagttattggtatttaatttaattagtcgattatatttaatcaattaatttaggCTGACATACCGAACCCctcctaataaatatttgttatacaatatttactcATTAATCTTATTTCAAAGTCGTAGCAATTATTGTTGGTGCTAAAATTACATGATTAAGCACTTATTTCGAAGATAGTTAATaagttatagaaatataaaaaattattgtttctattttttccATATTATCAATGTATGAAGAGATAGGTTTTTAttactgaaattattatttgtgttttatcttttataggctaattataatgtaatataagacaaaatattattattaataataaatatttaaaaatatgttttttattttatattataactttttccTGTTCATCTATGTGAGTTCAACAAatgaaaagaataattttaaaggttttGTGTGGAATAcacatatgtttaaaaaatttatcgcTACCGCGATCAACGAAACCGTATATAAAGAACCCCATGTGAGTACCTATTTAAGATGCCTTGAAAGAAAATCCGCTCCTACGCAACTACAGTATACTTTGCcattatgtacctatatcGCTACCAAGGCGGGAGCGGTCGCGCAAATTGTTTGGGGAATAAACTTTATGTTTATTCGTCAGAGACACCGTTAACTATTTGTTTGAGTGACACGTCTTGTATTGTGAAGTGATTCTGTGTCCGTAGGATAAAACCTAGAAATCGCCGATTACCgtcatataacaaaaaatagaaaGGCGGGCAGAAATTCGTTTCATCCAAAACAGAATGTTGCGTTTTGGATTGCTATTGTTACTTGTCACAGGTACGTTGTTATTTTCCTTTTGTATTATATCAGATAGCAAGTGCAAATTCgtcagaatattaaaaaataagatataaatactttcataAAGCTATTCTCATTGAAAAATCAtagttaataacaatttattagatatatactTACCACTGAAATTGATAATTACGCATAATCATGAGTAAGatctcttattttaaaatgggtAGCTTATGTGAATCGTGTTCTTATTATTGTTGTGATATTATTGTGCACTTTTTATACTTGAAgatcaaaacaaaacatttagcGGTCTATAAACGTGTATGATAAATGCTAAACATCTAAGTGATCTCGTCATTCaaagttattattgtatattattcataGCTGCATCTTTCCGTGTTAGAGGGCTTCATTGTAGAGTATAGAGGCATGCGCGTCCTCTTATCCCAGATTAGATAATAATACTAACTCTAtcgaataattcaaataatcgGCGCGTGCGATACACACTGAGGTCGCTGCCGACCGCGGTGGTATTTTTAACATTCCCGGACCAACTCAAGGTTGGCCAAGATAGCCGCTTATTCATTTGGATATGacctaattttaaatgatattcataaataaataaaaaatgtattaatagataaaatggAATACCAGTGCATACTGGGCGCTCTTGATATCCTTTAGAGGGAACTCATAATTTACTGGTTACAAACTTTACGAACGTAGTAACATAATTTGCTAGAtcccataaaaatatgtaggtGGACACCTGGTTGTAAATCATATTGAATGATTTTAAACATAACGATGATCTATGACCGTGGTGTAggacatttaaattatgttcagctaaaataaatatctgccCACATTCAATGAAACTTCCAGTTacgaaaacaatttattatacagtagGTACTATTCTTATTTACAGCTGAGTAATTAAGCATAGGAAATTACAGTTCTCTATCTTTAAAACATTCTTATAGGTCTAATTATATTGACAAATGCGTATATTCTCTTACATTTATATTcgcatattatgttttcatgtCTAAAATTTGTTGACTAGACGTCTTTGAAACTAATTGACTGTGCATTTTTAGAATGTTCTACTAAAAACTGATAGGTTCCATATTTTTGTCCTGGGTGATGTCGAATAAACACATACGAGTAACATGTGTTTGCTCGCCGATTCGGGACAAATATGGTGCACGGTACTCACGCGGGGCGcgtaattgaaaattttgaaatttcgatAACAATCCGATGTCACGAAGTTGGCGGTGTTGGTATATCTAGAGACCACATATGCTGCCTGCCATGTCCCCTATCTTCACACGGATTTCCCAATAAGATAATGAGGGATTTGGTACACTTTTGtttgctataaaatatgttcCCTTCACACTTGGAGATTGAAATTactaaacttattattattttccagtAAGTAAACAACTGTCAATATCGGACTTTAATGTACAAAGTCCAGTAAAAAAAGGGGATGATGTACTTCTGCAATGTCGATATAAATTAGATCAAGGTGAATCTGATAAAGCGTTATTTGTCAAATGGTGGTTCACCCCCATGAATGGCAGCAGCGATGATAGAAGCCAAATCTACCAAAGAATAGTAGGCCATGATCCTGTTTCAATTCATCACGATATgagtaagtttttattaagtatacgGTGTTTGTTAATAACTGTATAGGTTCGAAATTAATTTCGGGTACCTAACAAGAAAAGTTAGGAACTGCATGTGTACgcttaagtaaaattaaatttaatgacagTTAGCTACTGTAGTTACACGTACTGTATTTATGAGCAAATAAACGTGCTattcattaagaaattaattgacATTGGCATGTTCGATGTTTCAGAAATAGTGGAAAATGACGACATTTTATTGCTGAACGTTTCAGTGAAGGACTCTGGAACGTACGAATGTGAAGTTTCTAATATAGAGGAAGTTCGCTTATATCGAGATTTAATAGTCTATAGTAAGTGCGTGACAATTTTAATaccaaaacatttaataagtattcaaAGACAAAATTCTCCCACTACttctaaaaattattctaaaattttgtgattttatacTTGATTACTTTGTTttcttgattttatttatttatttattctttatcgcacttaattaacattaaaaaagaaaggaaataaaacttacatctAAGTACAataggcggtcttatcgcttagagcgatttcttccagacatatatatatatatatatatatatatatatatatatatatatatatatatatatatatatatatatatatatatatatatatatatatatatatatatatgtatagatagaGAACATGTGCATCCCGCCACCACTTGCAACCACTTGAGCTTTTTTCGGAACTCCGATACATGATTATATTTACGGAGTCCAAATATGAACCGTATGCAAAAATTCTGTAAGCGCTCCAGCACATTGATCTGGTCTGTAGTTAGATTGACATAGCAAACATCGGCATAGTCTAGTATAGGGAGAAGGAGGGACTGATTTTTATAgagaagaaataataaaacactaagAATTTAATTGTAGACGATTGTagatttaatctatttatacaGCAAATAACTATTATAGCAACTGGCAGTGGTGTCGAACTGGATATTTCAAGAACGGAAGATGGTCCCGATGAAGATGAAGACGAAGATGTTGTGATCATGTGTTATGCGACTGATGTTTCGCCGTATCCTGACCTCACTGTTACTGTAAATGGGTtcgtttataatttctattagGTACTTAACGGTTTTTATCAATAGAACTTTTCTGGGACCAATGTAGTGTAGATCGACTGCTTTGTAATGGAACGTTTGAGCGTTTTGcgacaaattttaatgaagacATAATTGGTACtctgttttttcttttttaattccacgaatatttttaatgactttACTAATTCaggaatattatgtatttcatcTAATTTATACGTTTCATTTAGTATTGTCAAAAGCTTCACGTATGTCGCTATAAAGTCGCTAAGTCGCTAGCCTAAGCTCcgtacctatttattatattgaacagTATTTCCGACATAGATTCAAATCgctaaaaatacaatgttacctaaatattttcttataattaattcttatctAATTCTAGAGACGCTATAAATTCGTCAAAGGCTGTAATAACGAATCCAGAAGAATTGTTCGACGTCTATAGCAACAGTACGATTAGCGACGACGTGGCCGCCGGAGCTGAGATTAAATGCCAACTTTCGTTTCAAGACGTGCAAATTACAGACGAATCACTAATCGTCACCCAAACCTACAGCAGCACTGGTATGTATTGAAATCTAATCTGTCGtgaatacttaataaatattaaattcagtaaactaaaagattaaaaatacgttaagGGGTAGAGACAGTTGTTAAATgtgtaattaacaaaatgtttataattagcAACCAAACAATACTAGTTATATTGAGGTATGGTAGGATCTCTAAAGAACAAGGAAAAaggtgttaaaaaaatatgtaaaatgtttgtatgacacaaaatgtttatatattacgtaGTCATGTGGTCTTGTGAGCACATATTGCATGTTATTGCATTTCACTAACATCAACACAGCTTTTGAGAATTTTGAATGATTTGATGAGTTGAGAATTGCAAGagcacaaaatttaaataatacgtgTAATTTCTTGCATGACGTGTCAATTTCACTTTAAGAATTTGTAAACAATGTTATTctgttaagttttatattattctttgtaaaaattacatatacctaaaatattttagttgaaTAGTGCCAGTAccatacttattaaaatttttctttaaggaAATCGGAAAGgctatttataaagcatacaAACTGCAAGCACTTAGTCTGTAGTCATGTTAGCTTTAAAATCTTTCAAACGtcttctaaaataatattatattaaattgagttGTAATCTgtgatgtatataatattaatgaaaaacatcGATATCaatgttattgtaaaatcTTAAATCTAAGGTAAGCTAGAATGACGCTCTCACATTTATGCAATCTTTAccggtacgagctggcccaatttgtaccgaagcgtgcttgactcccacactcaaatattaatatgttttcaatgttataaatatgttttcaaaGCCCTATCAAATTAGCATATATCTTGTAGCGTATCATACAGTGTCCTGATTTTTTTACGAAAGTGGATCAtctctactatataaaaataagtcgggttttccttcctgacgctataactccagaacgcacgaaccgatttccatggttttgcattcgttggaaaggtctcgagctccgtgaggtttatagcaaagaacattcaggaaaaatttcaacagaaaagtgtgaaaatcatttttcacatacagccatctggtggcgaaacggagttcgccgggtttgctagtatgatataatatatcatataatataaatatgtatatttatatgatcatatcaaaatatcaaaatttcagaagcagtggtggctcagtggtgagaacctcggacttcaaaatcgataagtcggggttcgagaccgggcgagcgtacaggaaataaattgatttttcaatttatctgcgcatgtggataacatcaccactgcttaaacggtgaaggaaaacatcgtgaggaaaccggcatgtccaagaattaaaagttcgacgacatgtgacatctgccaacccgcacttggccagcgtggtggattatggcctgaaccctcataggaggcctgtgtcccagcagtgggaacatatatgggctgatgatgatgatgatgatgatgatgatatgatcatatgatatatcatataatataaatatatatatttttatgacattatGAAAAAGTTTGGAAAATCCAAAAGTGCACGCCTCATAgcggtttttaatttttacaagaaaacaattaaaataaaaaaaaagactttTGAATTTTTCGCGCCATTGTCCACCCAGAAATGGAAAAATAAGGTACTACACGCAAGTATTGTAAACGAGCCTTTTTGCATAACGTAACAGAAAAATAGTTGATGAGATAGAAATGTACATTCGATAAGtggatttttgttttgtcaattaaaattaaattacattgaattaGACCGTGATCTtcgaaagtaaataaatttagatgaTACCGaagcgtttaaaaaaaaattctattagtTAAGTTTTTCGCGAGTTATCGTGACCACGCCggtttacatacatacatataaacggACAGgcttagaataatttttttaaacattttttttagttatttacaaagcaaaataagatttaaaaatgtccTGAGTGTTGAAACTAGTGTTTTTTCTTcacaattatgtataaatattattctacaagtgcgatagaaaatatttacagatacTTTAAGTTCAAAAAATCCCTTGATTTTCATTAAGCGAGAGTAGAGCACTACCTCAACGCTCCGCTTATGAGGCGTGCAACACGCTTTTGGCTCATGTAGTCCCCTTAATATGAAATGTGACAATAATTTTCATGAGCACTGGGTGAGTATTTTTACTAGATagctactatatatattttttttttcatttacataatactatgGAAGACGGTTGAAGGATTAAAATGAACGGATCTATCCTGCTTCGTTTTACTGTTTTCaacttaataacaaaaattaaccCAGTTGACAGTATGGCTGATGGTCGTAATCTCATTGTATCgatatattgaaatgaataaaaggCTACGATATATTAACTTGCTTTCGTTGTCAACGCAGCTGAGTCTCTGACGGAGAATTCCACAGAATTGGTTACTACTACGGAGGCCACTGAAACCGATATATTAAACTGTAAGTTTAGAAACCCAGATACCTACCAAACACTTTTCCTCCTTTACTTCCaacaatattcaatttcaaaagttttttttatatcttatgcCTACAGTTATCTTATTATAACTTCACATTTTCCGTTCCATTCGTAAACATTGATAAgatcaattatttatgaaaaattatccgttttaaaataaatttacccaTTTTTATTGAACATGTAGTCAAAAACGATTTCTAATTTAATCGTAGAGCATGCTTGGATCAAAATTTAACGTTGATATTTAACGCTTCACCTAACAAatgcttaaataaaacactacaGAAATGAAGCTTCTTGAAGAGAACTGCGTatcctttaatatttatttatattactgtaaaatttataatatctaaccGTGGGGATGACACACACCGTGGGGGGACCACTACCAGtctatgaaatacaaaatctCTCCGGGTCTTCATATTCAGACAACTACAATGATTATTAAGAACGcggttacatttttattatggtTTTTTATGTGTTCAATTCTACGAGTACAATGCTACTGTAATACTACGTTACTGCAATTCACTACTTGCTATGTCCCGGAACAGAGCAGAATCCAGTTCTTGCATACtccaaataaatgttaattatattctcTAAATACATACACAACGTGATTTATTGCGTAAGATAAGAAATGGTGAGTCTACTCGGCAAATAATAAccataatatgaattattttttcagcTGGGAATGGCGTCACACCATACTGGATAGTACTTCTCCTTGCactgtttgtttattgaattgtttgtaatatgaatattattaaatgttgaatgtaattattttgttttattctaccACCTACTTCATGACAAAATCttggataaattataaagaaaagcctttttcaacatattatgtttatttacacataatctggttcatttttaacatatttatttctcagGTACAATGCCTTCGAGGGAAgtcaacaaacatttattctgtttaaaatgggcaattttaattaccaacatttttatgaaagacTCACTATacatagtaggtatatataaaatacatattatatttttgaaaatattgacaCTTATCACTAAATCAGTCACTCAAGTTtctttaaaacttatataaacagCTCTACGTAGCTACCTATTATGTAGCTATAACATCCACATACAAACTTAGTTTAAGTGGCAACATTTATACCAATAAGAATATAAAgccaataataattgattgatgACATTTTCATCATGATATTATATCTCATTCATACAGCAGTTTAATATGTGAatgaacaaattaattaatgacataaaaaatcttacattattaaaaatactaaaaaaattactataacTACATGcatgtataaaacaataaatacaatgcatttatacaaaaaatacatcaaaaccATAATAGCTGTCCAAATACATAGTGTACTTTTGtgcatacttaaaaatatttaacttatatgaagcattacatttataataacttaaaaattggTAATCTTTGGTACacatttaaaagcatttatttactacatgataataatatcaattggCTTAGACTATTTACATGACAACATTCACAAATttgctaataatattttcattacttacataaaacaggccattaatatttcaataattattctatcaACGAGCATTAAATAATaccttaaataatttaactactTTCATTCAATTAAGCCTCAATTTCctaaacattcaaatttatttctaggACAAATTTATTTCGGGTTTGTTCAATTGCGTGCAAATATTTGCGTAggtatagtaattttttttaaatgtatagataaaacatttctaaatattgtCCCACTTGTGAATTTGTGTGTTCGTGCGAATTTGAGTGACATAATAAatagtgaaaataattatttgtacacattataacaatataagtaaacataatttatattgaatttggcatatttatgttcttaacttataaacaagtaatatgatttattacttGAGACCGAAGCTCACTGAAAAaactagaaatattaaaaatacaaatttagtaattttaaaggGGGTCATTATACAGCATTGCTTTTTTGCAATCATCACATAATCCAGGAACTTAACATACATAcagtacattaattaataaacaaacaataggtatttttatcttaataatatgttacttGTCTCATTATGGCCTTggaattaattacaaaaatatttcttatatacatTACTTACAAGAAACACATACCATAGCAATGtctttgataattatttaacaactaATTTATTGGCCAAAATTAGTGAATATACATATTGTccattcaaaaaaatttacaaatttgatgataaattggaaatttctatatatatatttggtaaaaaatatattaagattaggTCAAAGTAATCATTAATTAGGTTGctgttatagaaaatattacatagtaaATTTTTCATGCAAAGTAGGTTCTAGTCAATAAAATTTCAGTAAATGCCCGCATTAACTGTTAGATGACATGCACAACTTTGGCAACATACATATCTTTGGCTGTTATTTGCTTGCTTTGGCCTTTCTTGGTATTTAATACCTACCATACATGTTTATTTggtataaagtattttaacagcagtcacaaaaaataatcaataaaaatatccacaGCAACACTAGTCACTATTACAcctttgatataataaattccatTTAGACAAGGTAAAGTGAGAATTTTCTAAAACTTATTCTACTATTCAATGTAACactgaaacatttaataattatttaccttaCTTTTTATCTGAAGAATTAGAAACCATTATGCACGAATTGTGTCTACTTTTACGACAAGCATCCAAATTAGCATCAGCTGCTGCGGCTACTGATGTCAACGCTACAGTTTTATCAAAGTCAATGGTTGTATAACCAATGCTTGCCATTGGCAATGAGGGGACAGCATTAGTACTTGAACTTTTGTCAATACTATTTTGTGAAACCATTCGGCTTCGGGCATGTGATGAATAAGAAGCAGTACTTTCATTTTTCGAACTATTATATGACTGACTCTCAGGGCTAGCTGCTGCAACATCAGTTTTTAGTGTTTCTTTATTAGTATCTATATCCAATACTGCATAGTTCACTTCCAGCTCTTCAACAGGTGACATAGATGTAAATGTATCGGATTCTGAAAATTTGTGGTGATGGTCATGCTTCACATTTTTCATGCTATCAGAAATTTCACCAATCATAAGATTTGCATATGTATTGACTTCTGGATTAGAGCCAATAGTTAAATTACAATACTCCACTGGTCTAGGTGTGACTGGTGTAACAGGTGTTATAGGTGGCTggtcgtttttattttctaaaggAAGGTTATCATTTGGGGCAACATTCACATATAATCTGGCTGCTCCTCGATGTTCCACATTTAATTGTGCATACTGTTCACTAGTATGGCTAGTTGCTGGTGATAATGCATCATTGTCAGGCTTTATGGTATTGTTTGGTTTATTAGGAGAAGCCTGGTTTGAAGTCTTTTTTGTAGTATCTGTGTCATTCTCCATGTATCGTCCCTCAAGAAATCGTGTTTCATCTTCAATATCCCTTATAGCAATTAAAGCCATTTCACGTCTTAAAGTCTTCCTTAACATTGCCAAATCtctatttaaatcatttgtgTATACATGTCGTTCCATTCCACTTTCAGCTTGGTTATTGTTATGCTCTCTTTTGAAATCTCTGACTTGATAGACATTTGTTGCTTGAGTGTTTGTTTGAGAACGAGGATATAGAGGCATTACTTCAAGAATATCTGCACTTGATGGTGATCTTGGTGCTGGATTGCGGGGCAGGGGAGGCATAGCTGTGTTTgacatattattgtttaacatAGGATCAGCTTGGCCATTATCCACTGAAGATCGATGAACAACAGTGGCTTGAAGAGTCTGCCGATTTTGGGGTGATGGAGTAATCCTTGAAACTGGATAAGGAACTGAATCATTAACAACATTTCTTAACTGAATTTGTTGTTGCAATGTACGGAAGAGAAAGGATGCTCTACGGCATCTAAAGGCATAGATTCCTTCACCAGTTTCACATCTTcttcctaaaaataaataattattcgttaaataaacaataacacttTTACCATATGACAATATATGgacttattttaaacaaaaacataatttacctGATTCAAAGCTGAATAAATCTCCTTCAAAACCATATCTTCTTAAGGAATGAAGGGGCCATACTGTAGAGTCTCTTCCTTCTCTATAgagtattatatttgattctGTGATTTCCAATTGACCAGAACACAAATCTACACCATTTTCATCAATATTGACGACGCGAAATATATTAGGATGCAAGTctgatatttcttttttgcttTGAAAGCACCCCATTACGGCTTATTAGATTTTGGCAAAATGTAGG
Above is a genomic segment from Zerene cesonia ecotype Mississippi chromosome 19, Zerene_cesonia_1.1, whole genome shotgun sequence containing:
- the LOC119834405 gene encoding uncharacterized protein LOC119834405, which codes for MLRFGLLLLLVTVSKQLSISDFNVQSPVKKGDDVLLQCRYKLDQGESDKALFVKWWFTPMNGSSDDRSQIYQRIVGHDPVSIHHDMKIVENDDILLLNVSVKDSGTYECEVSNIEEVRLYRDLIVYTTGSGVELDISRTEDGPDEDEDEDVVIMCYATDVSPYPDLTVTVNGDAINSSKAVITNPEELFDVYSNSTISDDVAAGAEIKCQLSFQDVQITDESLIVTQTYSSTAESLTENSTELVTTTEATETDILNSGNGVTPYWIVLLLALFVY
- the LOC119834590 gene encoding fibroblast growth factor receptor substrate 2 translates to MGCFQSKKEISDLHPNIFRVVNIDENGVDLCSGQLEITESNIILYREGRDSTVWPLHSLRRYGFEGDLFSFESGRRCETGEGIYAFRCRRASFLFRTLQQQIQLRNVVNDSVPYPVSRITPSPQNRQTLQATVVHRSSVDNGQADPMLNNNMSNTAMPPLPRNPAPRSPSSADILEVMPLYPRSQTNTQATNVYQVRDFKREHNNNQAESGMERHVYTNDLNRDLAMLRKTLRREMALIAIRDIEDETRFLEGRYMENDTDTTKKTSNQASPNKPNNTIKPDNDALSPATSHTSEQYAQLNVEHRGAARLYVNVAPNDNLPLENKNDQPPITPVTPVTPRPVEYCNLTIGSNPEVNTYANLMIGEISDSMKNVKHDHHHKFSESDTFTSMSPVEELEVNYAVLDIDTNKETLKTDVAAASPESQSYNSSKNESTASYSSHARSRMVSQNSIDKSSSTNAVPSLPMASIGYTTIDFDKTVALTSVAAAADANLDACRKSRHNSCIMVSNSSDKK